A window of Maledivibacter sp. contains these coding sequences:
- a CDS encoding iron chelate uptake ABC transporter family permease subunit, with protein sequence MTYIFKKNHFKILYFMLHIILIFLIIFVSTLGVAKIPLNESSKIILSNIPFIKNKVSLEGISPSHIVIINKIRFPRIILSALIGIALAGCGVVFQGIFKNPMAEPYVLGISSGAAFGATLAIVFGFEAAAFGIGAISIMAFGGAIITTFIVYNISRIGNKTPIMTLLLAGIAMSFFLSSMISLLMTFNRQKVEKIVFWTMGSLSSASWKHVIISAPIILLGSLLFTLFSRDLNVMLLGEDSAKGLGVEVEKLKKGLLLIASIVAASAVSVSGIIGFVGLVIPHIVRLIVGPDHRVLIPFTLISGAIFMIIADTLARIIMPPTEIPVGVITALFGAPFFIYLLHKNKKNSYMG encoded by the coding sequence ATGACTTATATTTTCAAAAAAAATCATTTCAAAATATTATATTTTATGCTTCACATCATATTAATCTTCTTAATAATTTTTGTAAGTACATTGGGTGTGGCAAAGATTCCGCTTAATGAATCTTCTAAGATCATCTTAAGTAACATCCCCTTTATAAAAAATAAAGTTTCATTAGAAGGTATTAGTCCGTCTCACATTGTAATAATAAATAAGATCAGATTTCCAAGAATAATATTATCTGCACTTATTGGAATAGCCTTAGCGGGCTGTGGAGTGGTGTTTCAGGGTATCTTTAAAAATCCTATGGCAGAACCCTATGTTTTAGGGATTTCATCTGGAGCTGCATTTGGGGCTACATTAGCAATAGTTTTTGGATTTGAGGCTGCTGCCTTTGGGATCGGAGCAATATCAATAATGGCTTTTGGTGGGGCGATAATCACAACCTTCATTGTTTATAATATATCCAGAATAGGGAATAAAACCCCAATCATGACTTTACTTCTTGCAGGTATAGCCATGAGTTTTTTTCTTTCTTCTATGATATCTTTACTTATGACATTTAATAGACAAAAGGTTGAAAAAATTGTATTTTGGACCATGGGGAGTCTTTCCTCAGCTAGCTGGAAGCATGTAATAATATCGGCTCCTATTATATTATTGGGGTCATTACTCTTCACATTATTTTCAAGGGATTTAAATGTCATGCTATTAGGTGAGGATTCTGCTAAGGGCTTAGGTGTAGAGGTTGAAAAGCTAAAAAAAGGACTTTTGCTTATTGCATCTATAGTTGCCGCATCGGCGGTATCCGTAAGTGGTATTATTGGATTTGTTGGATTAGTAATACCCCATATAGTTAGATTGATTGTGGGACCAGATCACAGAGTATTAATTCCATTTACTTTAATATCCGGGGCAATATTTATGATTATAGCTGATACCTTGGCCAGAATAATAATGCCTCCTACGGAAATACCCGTAGGAGTTATAACCGCACTTTTTGGAGCCCCCTTCTTTATATATTTGCTTCATAAAAATAAAAAAAATAGTTATATGGGGTGA
- a CDS encoding ABC transporter ATP-binding protein, which yields MKNLDYPISLNNLNWDFGDTQILKNISTNIDKNRFTCIIGPNGSGKSTLLKNILKILEPQENSVFIYNKDILDYKYKDLSKKIASVPQNTMIDFEFSVMDIVLMGRSPYLGRFEVEGEVDFQIARRSMEMTDTWYLRERSINTLSGGERQRVIIARALAQQSNILVLDEPISNLDMQHQINILNITKELSEKQNITILAVLHDLNLAIQYSQYLILMNKGEIVDEGLPEEVITYDNIKRVYDIDIHIMNNPITGKPHIIPIAK from the coding sequence GTGAAGAACTTGGACTATCCAATTAGTTTAAACAATTTAAATTGGGACTTTGGAGATACTCAGATACTAAAAAATATTTCTACAAATATTGATAAAAATAGGTTTACATGTATCATTGGCCCCAATGGTTCAGGTAAATCAACCCTTCTAAAGAACATCCTAAAAATATTAGAGCCCCAAGAGAATTCAGTATTCATTTATAATAAGGATATTTTGGATTATAAATATAAGGACCTATCAAAAAAGATAGCCTCTGTTCCCCAAAATACGATGATTGATTTTGAATTCTCTGTAATGGATATAGTTTTAATGGGGAGATCACCCTATCTAGGAAGATTTGAAGTTGAGGGAGAAGTTGATTTTCAAATAGCTAGAAGGTCTATGGAAATGACTGATACATGGTATTTAAGGGAAAGAAGCATTAACACTTTAAGTGGGGGAGAACGGCAAAGAGTAATAATCGCCAGAGCCCTTGCTCAGCAGTCAAATATCTTAGTACTGGATGAACCCATATCAAATCTTGATATGCAGCATCAAATTAATATACTAAATATCACAAAGGAATTATCTGAAAAACAAAATATTACCATATTAGCTGTGCTTCATGATCTAAATTTGGCTATACAATATAGTCAATACCTAATACTTATGAATAAAGGGGAAATAGTGGATGAAGGCCTGCCAGAAGAAGTTATAACATATGATAACATAAAGCGTGTGTATGATATTGATATCCATATCATGAATAATCCTATAACTGGAAAGCCCCATATAATTCCCATAGCTAAATAG
- a CDS encoding CoA transferase: MRPLEGIKIIDFTQAHAGSLGTMLLADFGAEVIKIERPNVGDMARYWPPFKGDDSGYYSFLNRGKKSITVNARSEEGKEILKKLISEADVVCENFKVGNMERLGLGYDDLKKINPKIIYASVSGYGITGPNKDLPSYDLMLQAMCGVMDLTGFEDGLPTKVGPAIGDHFSGTYLANAVCMALIHRDKTGEGQRIDIGILDTLFSVLDVAPTASSLGKVSLTRMGNANPSVAPSDTYKTKDGHVSISINSNDEWKKFCSVIAREDLIEDSRFITNEMRVENYTKELKNIIQEYIDGKDKFEIENELRNAGLACAAVLTIDEAIKHPQIKSRNMLEKVNDKALGDFTMPGIAIKLHGTPGKITGSAPLLGEDTDAVLQSAGYEGEDIKKLRENKIV; the protein is encoded by the coding sequence ATGAGACCACTTGAAGGTATCAAAATTATTGATTTTACACAGGCCCATGCTGGAAGTCTTGGTACCATGCTTTTAGCTGATTTTGGAGCGGAAGTTATAAAGATTGAAAGACCAAATGTAGGTGATATGGCAAGGTATTGGCCGCCATTCAAAGGGGACGATAGTGGATATTATTCATTTTTAAATAGAGGCAAGAAAAGTATAACAGTTAATGCCAGATCAGAAGAAGGAAAAGAAATATTAAAGAAATTAATTAGTGAAGCTGATGTAGTATGTGAAAACTTTAAGGTTGGAAATATGGAGAGATTAGGACTTGGTTACGATGATTTGAAAAAAATCAATCCTAAAATAATATATGCATCGGTTTCCGGGTATGGAATCACAGGACCTAATAAGGATTTACCATCATACGATCTTATGCTTCAAGCAATGTGTGGGGTTATGGACTTGACAGGATTTGAGGATGGTCTACCTACTAAGGTAGGGCCAGCTATAGGAGATCATTTTAGTGGTACTTATCTTGCTAATGCAGTGTGTATGGCATTGATACATAGGGATAAAACGGGAGAGGGACAAAGAATCGATATAGGTATACTTGATACTTTATTTTCTGTATTGGATGTTGCGCCTACAGCAAGCTCACTAGGAAAAGTATCCCTTACAAGAATGGGTAATGCTAATCCATCGGTTGCTCCTAGTGATACATATAAAACTAAAGACGGACATGTTTCAATTAGTATTAACTCCAATGATGAATGGAAAAAATTCTGTTCAGTAATTGCCAGGGAAGATTTGATAGAAGATTCTCGATTTATAACAAATGAAATGAGAGTTGAAAACTATACAAAAGAGTTAAAAAATATAATTCAAGAATATATAGATGGAAAAGACAAATTTGAGATCGAAAATGAATTAAGAAATGCTGGATTAGCCTGTGCGGCAGTTCTAACTATCGATGAAGCCATTAAACATCCTCAGATTAAGTCTAGGAATATGCTTGAAAAAGTCAATGATAAAGCTCTAGGAGATTTTACTATGCCTGGAATAGCTATAAAATTACATGGAACTCCTGGTAAGATTACTGGAAGCGCTCCTTTATTAGGCGAGGATACCGATGCTGTCTTACAAAGCGCGGGATATGAAGGGGAAGATATTAAAAAACTTCGAGAAAATAAAATAGTGTAA